In Mycobacteriales bacterium, the following are encoded in one genomic region:
- a CDS encoding MMPL family transporter: protein MTDRPDARPSHSAALARLAGFVLHHRRVVIVLWLVALVAGGAAAGQVSKRFTFDFSLPGQPGYETALRVTAHYGNGGGQPPAIEVVTVPPGQTVAGDAAPIAAAFQRARVSDHRVRIVDLAVTGDRQFVTADGGSTYALLFTPIVHGFGGDQVAERATRTIRAALPAGYRLGTTGLSALESGGSTKGPGVLVETMFGAAGALAVLLFVFASFLALLPLLIAAVSILTTLLVILGLTYITQVSFVVQFLVALVGLGVAIDYSLLLVTRWREERAHGADNATAVTTAVATAGRAVMLSGVTVAIGLVALVVLPVPALRSVGIGGMLIPLVSVGVTLTLLPALLGGIGPRFDWPRVRKENQASRAWAAWARGVVRHRWLAAGVGVAALAVVTAPIFSLTVGETSASALARTGPAHDSYDQLLAGGVPSGVLTPIEVLVRTRSAPEVRDRLAGLPGIATVALASGRTGSRGGLTDLIAIPSAETVNSASLAPVRTVRASLAGDPAVIGVTGVGAIELDYSHAVFGQFPLMFAIIALATFLLLARAFRSIVLAAKAVLLNLVSLGATFGLLTWFWQEGHGSQALFGIPATGAITFWLPLMIFAFLFGLSMDYEVFILTRVREEYDRTGSTTSAIVEGLGRTGRLVTSAALILFLAFASLASAPNTDIKVLATGLGAGILLDATIVRALLVPALVSLLGRWNWWFPRRAARALRLPEPVDAREPAPVG from the coding sequence ATGACCGACCGCCCGGATGCCCGGCCGTCGCACTCGGCGGCACTGGCCCGGCTCGCCGGCTTCGTGCTCCACCACCGGCGCGTGGTGATCGTGCTGTGGCTCGTCGCGCTGGTCGCCGGCGGGGCGGCGGCCGGCCAGGTCTCCAAGCGCTTCACCTTCGACTTCTCGCTGCCCGGCCAGCCGGGGTACGAGACCGCGCTGCGGGTCACCGCGCACTACGGCAACGGCGGTGGGCAGCCGCCGGCGATCGAGGTGGTCACCGTGCCGCCCGGTCAGACCGTCGCCGGCGACGCGGCCCCGATCGCCGCGGCCTTCCAGCGGGCCCGGGTGAGCGATCACCGGGTCCGCATCGTCGACCTCGCGGTGACCGGTGACCGGCAGTTCGTCACCGCAGACGGGGGCTCCACCTACGCGCTGCTGTTCACCCCGATCGTTCACGGCTTCGGTGGCGATCAGGTGGCGGAGCGCGCCACCCGGACTATCCGGGCGGCGCTACCGGCCGGGTACCGGCTCGGCACCACCGGGCTCAGCGCACTGGAAAGTGGAGGCAGCACCAAGGGGCCGGGGGTCCTCGTCGAGACGATGTTCGGCGCGGCCGGGGCGCTCGCCGTACTGCTGTTCGTGTTCGCCTCGTTCCTCGCCCTGCTGCCGCTGCTGATCGCCGCGGTCTCCATCCTCACGACGCTGCTCGTCATCCTCGGCCTCACCTACATCACGCAGGTCTCGTTCGTCGTGCAGTTCCTCGTCGCCCTGGTCGGGCTCGGCGTCGCCATCGACTACTCGCTGCTGCTCGTCACCCGCTGGCGGGAGGAGCGGGCGCATGGCGCGGACAACGCGACCGCGGTGACCACCGCGGTCGCGACCGCCGGGCGCGCCGTCATGCTCTCCGGCGTCACGGTGGCGATCGGCCTGGTCGCCCTTGTGGTCCTGCCCGTCCCGGCCCTGCGCAGCGTCGGCATCGGTGGAATGCTCATTCCGCTGGTCTCCGTCGGCGTCACGCTGACCCTGCTCCCCGCCCTGCTCGGCGGCATCGGACCGCGGTTCGACTGGCCGCGGGTCCGCAAGGAGAACCAGGCGAGCCGGGCCTGGGCCGCGTGGGCCCGTGGCGTGGTCCGCCACCGCTGGCTGGCCGCCGGCGTCGGGGTGGCCGCGCTGGCGGTCGTGACCGCGCCGATCTTCTCCCTCACCGTCGGCGAGACCAGCGCCAGCGCGCTGGCCCGGACCGGACCGGCGCACGACAGCTACGACCAGCTGCTGGCCGGCGGCGTCCCTTCCGGGGTGCTGACGCCGATCGAGGTACTGGTCCGGACCCGCTCGGCCCCCGAGGTCCGCGACCGGCTGGCCGGACTGCCCGGCATCGCCACCGTGGCGCTGGCTTCCGGACGGACCGGGAGTCGCGGCGGCCTGACCGACCTGATCGCCATCCCCTCCGCCGAAACGGTCAACTCGGCCTCGCTGGCACCGGTCCGCACGGTACGCGCCAGCCTCGCCGGCGACCCGGCGGTGATCGGCGTCACCGGGGTCGGGGCGATCGAGCTCGACTACAGCCACGCCGTGTTCGGCCAGTTCCCGCTGATGTTCGCGATCATCGCGCTGGCCACCTTCCTCCTGCTCGCCCGGGCGTTCCGCTCGATCGTGCTCGCCGCGAAGGCCGTCCTGCTGAACCTGGTGTCTCTGGGCGCGACCTTTGGCCTGCTCACCTGGTTCTGGCAGGAGGGGCACGGCTCGCAGGCGTTGTTCGGGATCCCGGCCACCGGCGCGATCACCTTCTGGCTGCCCCTGATGATCTTCGCGTTCCTGTTCGGCCTGTCGATGGACTACGAGGTGTTCATCCTCACCCGGGTCCGCGAGGAGTACGACCGCACCGGATCCACCACGTCGGCGATCGTCGAAGGGCTCGGCCGAACCGGTCGGCTGGTGACCAGCGCGGCGCTGATCCTGTTCCTCGCGTTCGCCTCGCTCGCCTCGGCGCCGAACACCGACATCAAGGTGCTGGCCACCGGCCTCGGTGCCGGCATCCTGCTCGACGCCACCATCGTGCGGGCCCTGCTCGTGCCGGCGCTGGTGTCACTCCTCGGCCGGTGGAACTGGTGGTTCCCCCGCCGGGCGGCCCGGGCGCTGCGCCTTCCCGAACCCGTCGATGCCCGGGAGCCGGCTCCGGTCGGCTGA
- a CDS encoding maleylpyruvate isomerase family mycothiol-dependent enzyme: MDIHLDPPKAILQLSRDAPALVAAGRRAGLDAIVPSCPGWTVADLVGHVGGGYAHKATIVRERLRDPPEPEATPPGGEAVFGWFDEQLADLLGALKSTPADTALWTWFPREQNARFWSRRMAHETVIHRADAELATGEPHHVDALVAVDGIDEFLERMLGFWGEGDPSLADRTMAVVTPGASWRMTGRSDGLDFERDPTGAAGATVAGTPSHVLYWLWGRLGDEAVDLRGDLDLIAAMRRQMAAAAE; the protein is encoded by the coding sequence ATGGACATCCACCTCGATCCGCCGAAGGCGATCCTCCAACTGTCCCGGGACGCCCCCGCGCTGGTTGCCGCGGGGCGCCGGGCCGGGCTCGACGCGATCGTCCCGTCCTGCCCGGGGTGGACCGTGGCCGACCTCGTCGGGCACGTGGGCGGGGGCTACGCGCACAAGGCGACGATCGTGCGCGAGCGACTCCGCGACCCACCCGAGCCCGAAGCCACGCCGCCGGGCGGAGAGGCGGTCTTCGGCTGGTTCGACGAGCAACTCGCCGACCTGCTCGGCGCGCTGAAGTCCACTCCTGCGGATACCGCGCTATGGACCTGGTTCCCGCGCGAGCAGAACGCTCGATTCTGGAGCCGCCGGATGGCCCACGAGACGGTCATCCACCGGGCCGACGCCGAGCTCGCCACGGGCGAGCCGCACCACGTCGACGCCCTGGTCGCGGTGGACGGGATCGACGAGTTCCTCGAGCGCATGCTCGGGTTCTGGGGCGAGGGCGACCCATCCTTGGCGGACCGCACTATGGCCGTCGTCACGCCCGGTGCCAGCTGGCGGATGACCGGGCGATCCGACGGCCTCGACTTCGAACGCGACCCCACCGGCGCCGCCGGTGCCACCGTCGCCGGCACCCCCTCCCACGTCCTGTACTGGCTGTGGGGCCGGCTCGGCGACGAGGCGGTCGACCTGCGCGGCGACCTCGACCTGATCGCCGCCATGCGCCGGCAGATGGCCGCCGCGGCGGAGTGA